Proteins encoded within one genomic window of Apis mellifera strain DH4 linkage group LG1, Amel_HAv3.1, whole genome shotgun sequence:
- the LOC409927 gene encoding putative pyridoxal-dependent decarboxylase domain-containing protein 2 isoform X1, giving the protein MAEETDTNDKTTMESIAQNILEVSTGGGSASNEVAALEFQASQVISRLEEAVERAADGGGTTWNNPSGFLSQPKTSDEILTLIQDLVIHEDAPQSVKDGSTETTSQVTTLPTLTEPAKLALIAHTISAYALALPKSHAQRLAGRLAADTTRWLSHIFRFVDCASSFHEDHLEGLVRVTRLALHRKYPRYMEEGFTALAASPPLIYSSVAAPLGVVQHLCKQLSLPLHCVRPIPHNTMFGSRYSMDVSALERRLAEDTQSNNVTPLLVLAEGGSVLTGHCDNIARLRAICDKYNVWLHLRGHSLAALALNNSAKDLPSKIADSVTLPLGIWLGIPSLPVVTLYRLTDTKGGRPTTRDTTLSLVSGLMTDSLSRRLPTLPLWTTLQVLGRDGVHNRLKRCFLAVEELYNKIKKFSCIRILSQPPGGETGSYTINELLTNPVNNPQLFEAVASALVFQFVPADRDPQTTERVPPYYDKLNSWLGQILQRDIENVQIELCEIEHHGIAIRICPLENPEQPPSTEDIDNVIACLEQQIEILQATVEHKATFVRLVSENDSLHLVEMPGWAGLGGVRYAPPTWIHVMTDQAKEELNRLNTQLVEALRNTDAAFSLGEGADGLACVRFGMVTQDTDVAELLSLVLQVGQEVEASSKLLDTISEVVKRGIEAAQTDLERENAEKLWQEGILRHVPVVGTFVNWWSPPSKETGVRGRSLNLQAGVVESTENIYKYHMQLQPNSTVINGSGARTPPQPLVQTPVGASSQSHSRSSSHSSLQSGKSISVITNTTSHPQVKEESGEVKS; this is encoded by the exons ATGGCCGAAGAGACTGACACAAACGATAAAACGACGATGGAAAGTATAGCGCAAAATATACTCGAG GTCAGTACCGGAGGTGGGTCTGCATCGAACGAAGTAGCCGCATTAGAGTTTCAAGCTTCACAGGTAATATCGAGGCTCGAGGAAGCTGTAGAGAGGGCAGCCGACGGTGGCGGTACCACATGGAACAATCCTTCCGGATTTCTTTCACAGCCAAAAACTTCTGATGAGATATTAACTTTAATTCAG gatTTGGTAATTCACGAGGATGCCCCACAATCTGTTAAAGATGGTTCAACAGAAACAACAAGTCAAGTAACTACTTTGCCAACATTAACCGAGCCAGCAAAATTAGCTTTAATCGCACATACTATATCCGCGTATGCGCTTGCACTTCCAAAATCCCATGCTCAGAGACTAGCTGGCCGATTGGCTGCAGATACAACTAGATGGCTAAGTCATATTTTCCGTTTCGTCGATTGTGCCTCTTCATTTCACGAGGATCATTTGGAAGGTTTGGTCCGAGTGACCAGATTGGCTCTACATCGAAAATATCCTCGATATATGGAAGAAGGTTTTACTGCACTTGCAGCCTCTCCACCTTTAATTTACAGTTCTGTGGCTGCACCTTTAGGAGTTGTTCAACATTTGTGCaaacaa ctTTCCTTGCCACTCCATTGTGTAAGGCCCATTCCCCATAACACAATGTTTGGATCGCGATATAGCATGGATGTATCAGCTTTAGAACGCAGACTTGCTGAAGATACACAATCAAATAATGTAACGCCACTTCTGGTATTAGCAGAAGGAGGCTCAGTTTTAACAGGACATTGCGATAATATTGCTAGATTACGTGCAAtttgtgataaatataatgtttggCTTCATCTTAGAGGTCATTCTTTAGCTGCATTAGCATTGAATAATTCTGCAAAAGATTTG CCTTCTAAGATTGCAGATAGTGTTACATTACCTCTTGGTATATGGCTTGGTATACCATCTTTGCCAGTAGTT ACATTATATAGATTAACGGATACAAAAGGCGGTCGTCCAACTACAAGAGATACAACTTTGTCTTTAGTATCAGGTTTAATGACCGATTCATTGTCAAGACGTTTACCAACTTTACCATTATGGACTACATTACAAGTGTTAGGTAGAGATGGTGTACATAATAGATTGAAGAGATGTTTCTTAGCTGTGGAAGaattgtacaataaaattaagaaattttcttgtatAAGGATATTG AGTCAACCACCTGGAGGTGAAACAGGATCCTATACTATAAATGAGCTTCTAACAAATCCAGTGAACAATCCTCAGCTGTTTGAAGCTGTTGCTAGTGCATTAGTATTTCAATTTGTGCCTGCAGATAGAGATCCACAAACAACAGAACGCGTTCCTCCttattacgataaattaaattcttggtTAGGTCAAATTCTCCAAAGAGACATCGAAAATGTACAAATAGAGTTATGTGAAATAGAACATCATGGTATTGCAATTCGTATTTGTCCTCTAGAAAATCCGGAACAACCTCCTTCAACTGAAGACATAGATAATGTAATAGCTTGTTTGGAACAACAGATa gaAATATTACAAGCAACAGTTGAACATAAAGCAACATTCGTGCGATTAGTCTCAGAAAATGATTCTTTACATTTAGTAGAAATGCCTGGTTGGGCAGGTTTAGGTGGTGTTCGATATGCTCCTCCTACTTGGATTCATGTTATGACTGATCAAGCAAAAGAAGAACTGAATAGATTAAACACGCAATTAGTTGAAGCTTTACGAAATACGGATGCGGCATTTTCTCTAGGAGAAGGAGCCGATGGTTTAGCTTGTGTACGATTTGGAATGGTTACACAAGATACAG atGTAGccgaattattatctttagtTTTACAAGTTGGTCAAGAAGTGGAAGCTAGTTCTAAATTATTGGATACAATATCTGAAGTAGTGAAAAGAGGTATTGAAGCTGCCCAGACAGATTTGGAAAGAGAAAATGCTGAAAAATTATGGCAAGAAGGTATTCTTAGACATGTGCCTGTTGTGGGAACTTTTGTTAATTGGTGGAGTCCTCCCTCGAAAGAGACTGGGGTTCGTGGACGCAGTTTAAATTTACAAGCTG GAGTTGTTGAAAGtacagaaaatatttacaagtaTCATATGCAATTACAACCTAATTCTACGGTAATCAATGGATCTGGTGCCAGAACTCCGCCACAACCTCTTGTACAAACTCCTGTTGGCGCGAGTAGTCAAAGTCATAGTCGTTCATCAAGCCATTCTAGTTTACAGAGTGGGAAAAGTATTTCTGTGATCACAAATACTACCTCTCACCCGCAGGTAAAAGAAGAATCGGGCGAGGTAAAGTCGTAG
- the LOC409926 gene encoding 39S ribosomal protein L12, mitochondrial: MYIMNTLRFICQRNIHQVRHFHKCIIQQTEAVAAMSTPPLSESVATENELPVNSKIEQIANQIVCLNLIEVAQLSELLKKKLNLPDAMPMSNFVAAPVKGEEEVEEAAAVQTAFSVKLKSFNEKQKIALIKELKNILPNCNLVQAKKFVESAPNIIKSDLSKHDADELADLITKVGGIVEIV, encoded by the exons atgtatataatgaataCATTACGATTTATTTGTCAGCGAAATATTCATCAAGTTCGTCACTTTCATAAATG tATTATTCAACAGACAGAAGCAGTTGCTGCAATGAGCACACCTCCTTTGTCGGAATCTGTTGctacagaaaatgaattaccagttaattctaaaatagaaCAAATTGCTAATCaaattgtttgtttaaatCTTATAGAAGTAGCACAATTAAGTGAATtacttaaaaagaaattaaatttgccaGATGCAATGCCTATGAGTAATTTTGTTGCTGCTCCAGTAAAAggagaa gaGGAAGTTGAAGAGGCTGCAGCAGTACAAACTGCATTTAGTGTTAAGCTAAAAAGctttaatgaaaaacaaaaaattgctttaataaaagagttgaaaaatatattaccaaATTGTAATCTTGTACAG gctaaaaaatttgtagaaagtgcaccaaatattattaaaagtgatCTTTCAAAACATGATGCTGATGAATTAGCAGATCTTATCACGAAAGTTGGTGGTATAgttgaaattgtttaa
- the LOC551728 gene encoding F-box/LRR-repeat protein 20 has product MKITTKEKNREENKLLTTIMTDFSDSLQHSHILEEMSFPFIYGFSPVTEDGVPIRKLFITNLAQRTSFKDLIKLFSKYGNVESCFLRRNQGNSNYAFVTFHTVEAASRARCDLDVRLHNRDLRIFAAHSWHQPDSIENQYYNVKDKSKSDKKEINEQYHQDYIQNDITNTSIQILNDDCLIHIFLQLSIVDRIRIERVCKRWKALSLESWHSVKRLDLSYSMWGFLPALLKYREITTCTIRKVLLRCGLYLNEINLSNATVNVHHSTLHSTLTIVGKLCPNLQKIDVTGLTISPSGINSLINNCHNITKFSLGSTTYICDIDLQKLFKVNPKLQYLKVDSGKICGRCLLYLPLETIEEIVLECCTSLKEQFLSQAISKLQNLKSLTINKCIGISDNVIQAIGTHYKNLETLDISNNSFILQPNDMLHIAKLTNLKILKISFNSSVMDELLSHLASKCLRLTYLDIAACFRVTNIGIAAIATLPKLEVLIMSYLDLVTDLNLRDMNNLKRLECRSCKFTDQTMINLIESAPKLELLDLSHCSGITNQTLTKAATVTINRTNNMILKIFVGGTAVDLSTFDKISPFLQIVNVILLM; this is encoded by the exons ATGAAGATaacaacaaaagaaaaaaatagagaagaaaataaattattaaccacAATAATGACTGATTTTTCTGACAGTTTACAACATAGTCACATCCTTGAAGAAatga GTTTTCCGTTTATATACGGTTTTTCACCTGTTACAGAGGATGGTGTGCcaatcagaaaattatttattactaactTAGCACAAAgg acatCATTTAAAGAtcttataaaactattttctaaatatggaAATGTTGAAAGTTGTTTCTTACGAAGAAATCAAGGAAACAGTAATTATGCATTTGTTACTTTTCATACTGTAGAAGCAGCTTCAAG agCCAGATGTGATTTAGATGTAAGATTACACAATAGAGATTTAAGAATCTTTGCTGCTCATTCATGGCATCAACCAGATAGtatagaaaatcaatattataatgtaaaagataaatcaaaatctgataaaaaagaaatcaatgaaCAATATCATCaagattatatacaaaatgataTTACAAATACTAGTATTCAGATATTAAATGATGATTgcttaatacatatttttcttcaattatcaattgtaGATAGAATTAGAATAGAAAGAG TATGCAAAAGATGGAAAGCATTAAGTCTTGAATCTTGGCATAGTGTAAAAAGACTGGATTTATCATATTCTATGTGGGGTTTCTTAcctgcattattaaaatatagagaaattaCTACATGTACTATACGAAAAGTTTTATTGCGATGTGgtctatatttaaatgaaataaatctgTCAAATGCTACAGTTAATGTACATCATAGTACATTACATAGTACATTAACTATTGTTGGAAAGTTGTGTcctaatttacaaaaaatagatGTTACTGGTCTTACCATTTCCCCATCTGGTATCAATTCATTAATCAATAACTGccataatattacaaaatttagcCTTGGTTCTACTACTTATATTTGTGATattgatttacaaaaattatttaaagtaaatccaaaattacaatatctaAAAGTGGATTCTGGTAAAATATGTGGACGATGCTTACTTTATTTACCATTAGAAacaattgaagaaattgttttaGAATGTTGTACTTCCCTTAAAGAACAATTTCTATCACAg gcaATTTCAAAACTGCAAAACTTAAAATCccttacaataaataaatgtattggtATATCTGATAATGTTATCCAAGCTATAGGCacacattataaaaatctagaaacattagatatttctaataattcgtttattttacaACCGAATGATATGTTACACATTGCAAAATTaactaatcttaaaatattaaaaattagtttcaaTTCAAGTGTTATGGACGAACTTCTTTCCCATTTGGCATCAAAATGTTTGAGACTTACATATCTTGACATTGCCG CATGTTTTCGAGTTACAAATATTGGTATAGCTGCTATAGCAACTTTACCAAAATTAGAAGTGTTAATAATGAGTTATTTAGATTTAGTAACGGATTTAAATTTACgagatatgaataatttaaaaagattagaatGTCGTTCTTGTAAATTTACAGATCAAACAATGATTAATCTTATTGAATCTGCaccaaaattagaattattagatttatcacACTGTAGTGGTATTACAAATCAAACGTTAACGAAAGCTGCCACAGTTACAATTAATCGTACTAATaacatgattttaaaaatatttgttggaGGAACAGCAGTGGATCTTAGcacatttgataaaatatcacCCTTCTTACAAATAGTTAATGTGATTTTGCTTATGTAG
- the LOC409927 gene encoding putative pyridoxal-dependent decarboxylase domain-containing protein 2 isoform X2, whose protein sequence is MAEETDTNDKTTMESIAQNILEVSTGGGSASNEVAALEFQASQVISRLEEAVERAADGGGTTWNNPSGFLSQPKTSDEILTLIQDLVIHEDAPQSVKDGSTETTSQVTTLPTLTEPAKLALIAHTISAYALALPKSHAQRLAGRLAADTTRWLSHIFRFVDCASSFHEDHLEGLVRVTRLALHRKYPRYMEEGFTALAASPPLIYSSVAAPLGVVQHLCKQLSLPLHCVRPIPHNTMFGSRYSMDVSALERRLAEDTQSNNVTPLLVLAEGGSVLTGHCDNIARLRAICDKYNVWLHLRGHSLAALALNNSAKDLIADSVTLPLGIWLGIPSLPVVTLYRLTDTKGGRPTTRDTTLSLVSGLMTDSLSRRLPTLPLWTTLQVLGRDGVHNRLKRCFLAVEELYNKIKKFSCIRILSQPPGGETGSYTINELLTNPVNNPQLFEAVASALVFQFVPADRDPQTTERVPPYYDKLNSWLGQILQRDIENVQIELCEIEHHGIAIRICPLENPEQPPSTEDIDNVIACLEQQIEILQATVEHKATFVRLVSENDSLHLVEMPGWAGLGGVRYAPPTWIHVMTDQAKEELNRLNTQLVEALRNTDAAFSLGEGADGLACVRFGMVTQDTDVAELLSLVLQVGQEVEASSKLLDTISEVVKRGIEAAQTDLERENAEKLWQEGILRHVPVVGTFVNWWSPPSKETGVRGRSLNLQAGVVESTENIYKYHMQLQPNSTVINGSGARTPPQPLVQTPVGASSQSHSRSSSHSSLQSGKSISVITNTTSHPQVKEESGEVKS, encoded by the exons ATGGCCGAAGAGACTGACACAAACGATAAAACGACGATGGAAAGTATAGCGCAAAATATACTCGAG GTCAGTACCGGAGGTGGGTCTGCATCGAACGAAGTAGCCGCATTAGAGTTTCAAGCTTCACAGGTAATATCGAGGCTCGAGGAAGCTGTAGAGAGGGCAGCCGACGGTGGCGGTACCACATGGAACAATCCTTCCGGATTTCTTTCACAGCCAAAAACTTCTGATGAGATATTAACTTTAATTCAG gatTTGGTAATTCACGAGGATGCCCCACAATCTGTTAAAGATGGTTCAACAGAAACAACAAGTCAAGTAACTACTTTGCCAACATTAACCGAGCCAGCAAAATTAGCTTTAATCGCACATACTATATCCGCGTATGCGCTTGCACTTCCAAAATCCCATGCTCAGAGACTAGCTGGCCGATTGGCTGCAGATACAACTAGATGGCTAAGTCATATTTTCCGTTTCGTCGATTGTGCCTCTTCATTTCACGAGGATCATTTGGAAGGTTTGGTCCGAGTGACCAGATTGGCTCTACATCGAAAATATCCTCGATATATGGAAGAAGGTTTTACTGCACTTGCAGCCTCTCCACCTTTAATTTACAGTTCTGTGGCTGCACCTTTAGGAGTTGTTCAACATTTGTGCaaacaa ctTTCCTTGCCACTCCATTGTGTAAGGCCCATTCCCCATAACACAATGTTTGGATCGCGATATAGCATGGATGTATCAGCTTTAGAACGCAGACTTGCTGAAGATACACAATCAAATAATGTAACGCCACTTCTGGTATTAGCAGAAGGAGGCTCAGTTTTAACAGGACATTGCGATAATATTGCTAGATTACGTGCAAtttgtgataaatataatgtttggCTTCATCTTAGAGGTCATTCTTTAGCTGCATTAGCATTGAATAATTCTGCAAAAGATTTG ATTGCAGATAGTGTTACATTACCTCTTGGTATATGGCTTGGTATACCATCTTTGCCAGTAGTT ACATTATATAGATTAACGGATACAAAAGGCGGTCGTCCAACTACAAGAGATACAACTTTGTCTTTAGTATCAGGTTTAATGACCGATTCATTGTCAAGACGTTTACCAACTTTACCATTATGGACTACATTACAAGTGTTAGGTAGAGATGGTGTACATAATAGATTGAAGAGATGTTTCTTAGCTGTGGAAGaattgtacaataaaattaagaaattttcttgtatAAGGATATTG AGTCAACCACCTGGAGGTGAAACAGGATCCTATACTATAAATGAGCTTCTAACAAATCCAGTGAACAATCCTCAGCTGTTTGAAGCTGTTGCTAGTGCATTAGTATTTCAATTTGTGCCTGCAGATAGAGATCCACAAACAACAGAACGCGTTCCTCCttattacgataaattaaattcttggtTAGGTCAAATTCTCCAAAGAGACATCGAAAATGTACAAATAGAGTTATGTGAAATAGAACATCATGGTATTGCAATTCGTATTTGTCCTCTAGAAAATCCGGAACAACCTCCTTCAACTGAAGACATAGATAATGTAATAGCTTGTTTGGAACAACAGATa gaAATATTACAAGCAACAGTTGAACATAAAGCAACATTCGTGCGATTAGTCTCAGAAAATGATTCTTTACATTTAGTAGAAATGCCTGGTTGGGCAGGTTTAGGTGGTGTTCGATATGCTCCTCCTACTTGGATTCATGTTATGACTGATCAAGCAAAAGAAGAACTGAATAGATTAAACACGCAATTAGTTGAAGCTTTACGAAATACGGATGCGGCATTTTCTCTAGGAGAAGGAGCCGATGGTTTAGCTTGTGTACGATTTGGAATGGTTACACAAGATACAG atGTAGccgaattattatctttagtTTTACAAGTTGGTCAAGAAGTGGAAGCTAGTTCTAAATTATTGGATACAATATCTGAAGTAGTGAAAAGAGGTATTGAAGCTGCCCAGACAGATTTGGAAAGAGAAAATGCTGAAAAATTATGGCAAGAAGGTATTCTTAGACATGTGCCTGTTGTGGGAACTTTTGTTAATTGGTGGAGTCCTCCCTCGAAAGAGACTGGGGTTCGTGGACGCAGTTTAAATTTACAAGCTG GAGTTGTTGAAAGtacagaaaatatttacaagtaTCATATGCAATTACAACCTAATTCTACGGTAATCAATGGATCTGGTGCCAGAACTCCGCCACAACCTCTTGTACAAACTCCTGTTGGCGCGAGTAGTCAAAGTCATAGTCGTTCATCAAGCCATTCTAGTTTACAGAGTGGGAAAAGTATTTCTGTGATCACAAATACTACCTCTCACCCGCAGGTAAAAGAAGAATCGGGCGAGGTAAAGTCGTAG